A window of Diospyros lotus cultivar Yz01 chromosome 14, ASM1463336v1, whole genome shotgun sequence contains these coding sequences:
- the LOC127790080 gene encoding arginine biosynthesis bifunctional protein ArgJ, chloroplastic isoform X2 — protein sequence MVFAVSQTVNDASNYMPAAPIFLPEGPWKQIPGGVTAAKGFKAAGMYAGLRAKGEKPDLALVTCDVDAVAAGAFTTNIVAAAPVIYCKKALETSPVARAVLINAGQANAATGDAGYQDVIEYSSVLAELLKLKPEQVLIESTGVIGQRINKEALISSLPKLVNLRSSTVEGADCAAVAITTTDLVSKSVAIKAEVGGTQITVGGMAKGSGMIHPDMATLLGVITTDALVTSNIWRKMVKVAVNRSFNQITVDGDTSTNDSVIALASGLSGSVEISNMDSPEAKQLQLCIDAVMQGLAKSIAWDGEGATCLIEVIVAGAGSEVEAAKVARSVASSSLTKAAIYGRDPNWGRIACAVGYAGIPFDVSELRISLGDILLMDRGQPLPFDRDAASKYLSQAGETHGTVKIQVTVGDGPGSGLAWGCDLSYDYVKINADYTS from the exons ATGGTGTTTGCAGTTTCACAGACTGTAAATGATGCCTCGAACTATATGCCGGCAGCTCCAATATTTCTGCCTGAAGGGCCGTGGAAGCAG ATTCCTGGTGGAGTGACAGCTGCGAAGGGATTCAAAGCTGCGGGAATGTATGCTGGGTTGCGTGCCAAAGGAGAAAAGCCTGATCTTGCACTTGTTACTTGTGATGTAGATGCAGTAGCTGCAG GGGCTTTCACGACAAATATAGTCGCAGCAGCTCCAGTAATATACTGCAAAAAAGCATTAGAGACTTCACCAGTG GCACGTGCAGTCTTAATCAATGCTGGTCAAGCTAATGCAGCAACG GGTGATGCTGGCTACCAGGATGTGATAGAATATTCAAGTGTGCTTGCAGAG CTACTCAAATTGAAGCCAGAGCAAGTGTTGATTGAATCCACTGGTGTAATTGGTCAAAGAATAAATAAG GAAGCTCTTATCAGTTCACTCCCCAAGCTAGTTAATTTGCGTTCATCAACTGTTGAGGG GGCGGACTGTGCAGCGGTGGCGATTACAACCACTGACCTTGTGAGCAAAAGTGTGGCAATCAAGGCTGag GTTGGAGGGACTCAGATAACAGTTGGAGGAATGGCAAAAGGGTCTGGAATGATCCATCCTGACATGGCCACCCTGCTTGGC GTTATAACAACTGATGCTCTTGTTACCAgcaatatttggagaaaaatggtGAAAGTCGCTGTTAACCGAAGTTTTAACCAAATTACT GTAGATGGAGATACCAGTACAAATGATTCTGTTATTGCATTGGCCAGTGGGTTATCTGGATCAGTTGAGATTTCTAATATGGACAGTCCTGAGGCAAAGCAGTTGCAGTTGTGCATTGATGCA GTAATGCAGGGTCTTGCAAAATCAATTGCTTGGGATGGAGAAGGAGCAACATGTCTTATTGAG GTAATAGTAGCTGGTGCGGGTAGTGAAGTTGAGGCAGCAAAGGTTGCACGGTCAGTGGCATCTTCTTCGCTTACCAAG GCTGCAATATATGGCAGGGATCCGAATTGGGGACGCATTGCTTGTGCAGTTGGCTATGCAGGTATTCCTTTTGATGTGAGTGAGCTCCGCATATCGCTTGGGGATATTCTGCTCATGGATAGAGGGCAACCACTTCCATTTGACAG GGATGCCGCTAGCAAGTATCTTAGTCAGGCTGGCGAGACTCATGGTACAGTTAAAATTCAAGTAACCGTTG GTGATGGGCCAGGAAGTGGACTAGCATGGGGCTGTGATTTAAGTTATGACTATGTGAAAATCAATGCAGACTACACGTCGTAG
- the LOC127790080 gene encoding arginine biosynthesis bifunctional protein ArgJ, chloroplastic isoform X1: MSYCVSQFVSIGVSDLNRHKSLRSFGCSGRNFMVFAVSQTVNDASNYMPAAPIFLPEGPWKQIPGGVTAAKGFKAAGMYAGLRAKGEKPDLALVTCDVDAVAAGAFTTNIVAAAPVIYCKKALETSPVARAVLINAGQANAATGDAGYQDVIEYSSVLAELLKLKPEQVLIESTGVIGQRINKEALISSLPKLVNLRSSTVEGADCAAVAITTTDLVSKSVAIKAEVGGTQITVGGMAKGSGMIHPDMATLLGVITTDALVTSNIWRKMVKVAVNRSFNQITVDGDTSTNDSVIALASGLSGSVEISNMDSPEAKQLQLCIDAVMQGLAKSIAWDGEGATCLIEVIVAGAGSEVEAAKVARSVASSSLTKAAIYGRDPNWGRIACAVGYAGIPFDVSELRISLGDILLMDRGQPLPFDRDAASKYLSQAGETHGTVKIQVTVGDGPGSGLAWGCDLSYDYVKINADYTS; the protein is encoded by the exons ATGTCATATTGCGTTTCGCAGTTCGTATCGATCGGAGTATCTGATCTGAATCGCCACAAG AGCTTGAGATCGTTTGGTTGTTCCGGAAGGAACTTTATGGTGTTTGCAGTTTCACAGACTGTAAATGATGCCTCGAACTATATGCCGGCAGCTCCAATATTTCTGCCTGAAGGGCCGTGGAAGCAG ATTCCTGGTGGAGTGACAGCTGCGAAGGGATTCAAAGCTGCGGGAATGTATGCTGGGTTGCGTGCCAAAGGAGAAAAGCCTGATCTTGCACTTGTTACTTGTGATGTAGATGCAGTAGCTGCAG GGGCTTTCACGACAAATATAGTCGCAGCAGCTCCAGTAATATACTGCAAAAAAGCATTAGAGACTTCACCAGTG GCACGTGCAGTCTTAATCAATGCTGGTCAAGCTAATGCAGCAACG GGTGATGCTGGCTACCAGGATGTGATAGAATATTCAAGTGTGCTTGCAGAG CTACTCAAATTGAAGCCAGAGCAAGTGTTGATTGAATCCACTGGTGTAATTGGTCAAAGAATAAATAAG GAAGCTCTTATCAGTTCACTCCCCAAGCTAGTTAATTTGCGTTCATCAACTGTTGAGGG GGCGGACTGTGCAGCGGTGGCGATTACAACCACTGACCTTGTGAGCAAAAGTGTGGCAATCAAGGCTGag GTTGGAGGGACTCAGATAACAGTTGGAGGAATGGCAAAAGGGTCTGGAATGATCCATCCTGACATGGCCACCCTGCTTGGC GTTATAACAACTGATGCTCTTGTTACCAgcaatatttggagaaaaatggtGAAAGTCGCTGTTAACCGAAGTTTTAACCAAATTACT GTAGATGGAGATACCAGTACAAATGATTCTGTTATTGCATTGGCCAGTGGGTTATCTGGATCAGTTGAGATTTCTAATATGGACAGTCCTGAGGCAAAGCAGTTGCAGTTGTGCATTGATGCA GTAATGCAGGGTCTTGCAAAATCAATTGCTTGGGATGGAGAAGGAGCAACATGTCTTATTGAG GTAATAGTAGCTGGTGCGGGTAGTGAAGTTGAGGCAGCAAAGGTTGCACGGTCAGTGGCATCTTCTTCGCTTACCAAG GCTGCAATATATGGCAGGGATCCGAATTGGGGACGCATTGCTTGTGCAGTTGGCTATGCAGGTATTCCTTTTGATGTGAGTGAGCTCCGCATATCGCTTGGGGATATTCTGCTCATGGATAGAGGGCAACCACTTCCATTTGACAG GGATGCCGCTAGCAAGTATCTTAGTCAGGCTGGCGAGACTCATGGTACAGTTAAAATTCAAGTAACCGTTG GTGATGGGCCAGGAAGTGGACTAGCATGGGGCTGTGATTTAAGTTATGACTATGTGAAAATCAATGCAGACTACACGTCGTAG